Proteins encoded within one genomic window of Mauremys mutica isolate MM-2020 ecotype Southern chromosome 11, ASM2049712v1, whole genome shotgun sequence:
- the TMEM130 gene encoding transmembrane protein 130, translating into MALAFFTPSILQVTCMVLFLFHFKSAAVQYVLQIHNNGPITTGAQATIHASLSMKNDDVAFISDLKSYHFNWIFTPLTLIEKSEQRFNSMITVTGEFSGDFPISVWATETHCWLCQPIAKSFTMLHVTEFIVGNLNIAQIEDNRTFVEQGSSSATDTLTLISFFLHDPSNYFKSASFIYNWDFGDGTQLVTEEPFVYYNYSMVRNCKVHLKVVAEWEQIDSATHERKIVQKTGDFTTELELLDAVKSISVIGSRETRVMENLSLSLHINGSPPLTLCWLIKAECIPLEGEKCHLVVINGSSYNLSHTFRNAGQYCLSVRVENDVNMLQTYHEIKVWPTGIHPAFFALPCIALISLMLGFVIYTTFRSSSQQKDLVEVADFDFSPLSDKNPSPSDSESSCGRICCRSCFLQPPQEYWETVRESHRLLHPLYKPVKTYTV; encoded by the exons TGCAGTATGTTCTGCAAATCCACAACAATGGTCCCATCACAACGGGAGCTCAAGCCACAATTCATGCCAGCTTGAGTATGAAGAATGATGATGTTGCATTCATTAGTGACCTAAAGTCCTATCATTTTAACTGGATTTTCACCCCTCTGACTTTGATTGAGAAATCAGAGCAGCGATTTAACTCTATGATTACAGTGACGGGTGAATTTTCTGGAGACTTTCCCATTTCTGTCTGGGCAACTGAGACACATTGTTGGTTATGTCAGCCCATCGCCAAAAGCTTCACAATGCTTCATGTTACAG AGTTTATAGTAGGGAATCTTAACATTGCACAAATAGAAGACAACAGAACATTTGTCGAACAAGgttccagttctgccacagacacTCTGACCCTGATTTCTTTCTTCCTTCATGATCCGAGTAATTATTTCAAGTCGGCATCATTCATCTACAACTGGGATTTTGGAGATGG AACTCAGCTGGTAACTGAAGAACCCTTTGTCTACTATAATTATTCTATGGTGAGGAATTGCAAGGTACATCTCAAAGTTGTAGCTGAATGGGAGCAAATTGACAGTGCCACACATGAAAGAAAGATTGTGCAGAAAACGGGAGATTTCACCACCGAATTGGAGTTGCTGG ATGCTGTTAAAAGTATAAGTGTCATAGGCTCCAGAGAGACTCGTGTAATGGAAAACTTAAGTTTATCTCTACATATCAATGGCAG CCCTCCACTCACCTTATGCTGGCTCATAAAGGCTGAATGTATTCCACTTGAAGGGGAAAAGTGCCATCTAGTGGTGATTAATGGCTCCTCCTACAATTTGAGCCATACCTTTCGTAATGCAGGACAATACTGTCTCAGCGTGAGAGTGGAGAATGATGTGAACATGTTGCAGACGTACCATGAGATTAAAGTGTGGCCAACAG GTATTCACCCGGCTTTCTTTGCCCTGCCATGTATTGCTCTGATTTCACTGATGCTGGGATTTGTTATATACACGACCTTCCGAAGCAGCTCACAGCAGAAGGATCTTGTGGAG GTAGCTGACTTTGATTTTTCTCCTCTGTCTGACAAAAATCCCTCTCCTTCCGATTCCGAGTCAAGCTGTGGTCGAATATGCTGCAGGTCCTGTTTCCTTCAGCCACCTCAAGAATATTGGGAGACTGTCAGGGAGAGCCACAGACTCCTCCATCCTTTGTACAAGCCAGTCAAAACTTACACAGTGTGA